A stretch of Electrophorus electricus isolate fEleEle1 chromosome 3, fEleEle1.pri, whole genome shotgun sequence DNA encodes these proteins:
- the vdrb gene encoding vitamin D3 receptor B — translation MESSVSTSTQGPDEFDRNVPRICGVCGDKATGFHFNAMTCEGCKGFFRRSMKRKASFTCPFSGNCTITKDNRRHCQACRLKRCLDIGMMKEFILTDEEVQRKKDLIQRRKEEEAQREARKPRLTEEQREVIATLVEAHHKTYDESYSDFTRFRPPVRNGPVTRSASRAASLHSLSDASSDSFSHSPESGDSKMNLSNLLMMYQEHSSSPESQEGDSSRLSMLPHLADLVSYSIQKVIGFAKMIPGFRDLTAEDQIALLKSSAIEVIMLRSNQSFNLEDMSWSCGGPEFKYCINDVTKAGHTLELLEPLVKFQVGLKKLNLHEAEHVLLMAICLLSPDRPGVQDHARVEVLQDRLSEVLQAYIRVHRPGGRLLYARMIQKLADLRSLNEEHSKQYRSLSFQPEHSMQLTPLVLEVFGSQVT, via the exons ATGGAGTCCTCTGTAAGTACTTCCACGCAGGGGCCTGATGAATTTGATCGGAATGTTCCACGAATCTGTGGCGTGTGTGGAGACAAAGCCACTGGTTTCCACTTTAATGCCATGACCTGTGAGGGCTGCAAGGGCTTCTTTcg ACGCAGTATGAAGCGCAAGGCCAGTTTCACATGCCCATTTAGCGGGAACTGCACCATCACTAAAGACAACCGCCGGCACTGCCAGGCCTGTAGGCTGAAACGCTGTCTGGACATTGGCATGATGAAGGAGT TTATCCTGACTGATGAGGAGGTGCAGAGGAAGAAGGATCTGATCcagaggagaaaggaggaggaggcacAGAGGGAGGCACGGAAGCCACGCCTCACTGAGGAGCAGCGTGAGGTCATCGCCACACTGGTGGAGGCACACCACAAAACCTATGATGAATCCTACTCCGATTTTACAAGATTCCGA CCTCCTGTGAGAAATGGCCCTGTGACACGCAGTGCCAGTCGAGCTGCTTCTCTCCATTCACTATCAGATGCTTCCTCTGACTCCTTCAGTCACTCTCCTG aaTCAGGCGACAGTAAGATGAATCTGAGTAACCTGCTGATGATGTACCAGGAGCACAGTTCTAGTCCTGAGTCCCAGGAGGGCGACAGCTCACGCCTCTCCATGCTGCCTCACCTGGCGGACCTGGTCAGTTACAGCATCCAGAAGGTTATCGGCTTTGCCAAGATGATTCCCGGGTTTAG AGATCTAACTGCAGAAGACCAGATCGCTCTGCTGAAGTCCAGTGCAATTGAAGTAATCATGCTGAGGTCCAATCAGTCTTTCAACCTGGAGGACATGAGCTGGAGCTGTGGAGGACCGGAGTTCAAGTACTGCATTAATGACGTCACTAAAG CTGGACACActctggagctgctggagcCTCTGGTTAAGTTTCAGGTGGGCCTAAAGAAACTGAATCTACATGAGGCAGAGCATGTGCTACTCATGGCCATCTGCCTGCTGTCCCCTG ATCGCCCTGGTGTGCAGGACCATGCACGAGTGGAGGTCCTCCAGGACCGATTGTCGGAAGTGCTGCAGGCGTACATCCGCGTGCACCGGCCTGGCGGACGCCTGCTCTACGCCAGAATGATCCAAAAGCTGGCTGACCTGCGCAGCCTCAACGAGGAGCACTCCAAGCAGTACCGCTCACTCTCTTTCCAGCCAGAGCACAGCATGCAGCTCACGCCCCTCGTGCTCGAGGTGTTCGGCAGCCAGGTCACCTAG